CGGGTCGCCGCCGCGGTTCGGCGTCACCCGGACGTCTCGAACCACGAGACGGTCTACGTCGACGACCGGCGACTCATCGCTCACTACGAAGCCGCCGAGCAGGGGCTGTACGAGTTCCTCTGGGAGTCGACGCTCCCGCCGGAGTTTCCCGTCGTCGTCCGGAACGGAACGATGGAGTTCGGTCTGACGGCCACCCGGGAACAGTTCGACGCGTTCGGGACGGCCCTCGACGACAGCGGCCGCCAGTACGAACTCCTGACGCTCGTCCACACCGACGACACCGACGACACCGACCGGCTGCTCACCGAGCGCCAACGCGAGGGCGTGGCCGCGGCTCAGCGACACGGCTACTTCGAGGTCCCGCGGGAGTGTACGCTCGCCGAACTGGCCGACGAACTCGCTGTCGACACGTCGACGGCGAGCGAGACGATCCGCCGCGCAACCGCCCGCATCGTCGGTCAGTACCTGCTGAACCGGGGCTGAGTGCCGGCCGAACGGCAGGTTCGCCGCGAGGCCCTGCCCGTCACGGCCCTCGCCGCTCGGCTACCGGCTGTCCAGTCGCGTCGGGAGGTGACGCCGCGTGAACTCGAGCCCCCTGTGGCGACGGGGGACGCAGCGGTTCGCCCATCTCGCCCTCGCAGTCGCGATCGGGGCCTTCGTCTACTCCCCGCTGCGGACGGTGCCCGAGGCGGTCCTCGTCGTCCAGGTACTGGTGTTTCCCCTCCTGGTCGTGTCCGGCCTCCTCATGTGGCGGGGCGCACGGCTCCGGCGGTGGCGTCGCGCTCGCTGAGCCGTCACTCGTCGGTCACGACCGTCCCCGACTCGGTGACGGCCGCATCCTCCCCGCTGCTCCGCCCGAGTCGTCCCGCGGCCGTCTCCTCGCGACCGGACGCCGGAATCAACTCCGCGACGTCCCCGAGGCCGTACGGCGGCATGTTGTTGTAGACCGCCTCGTACTCGTCCTCGCGGACGAGAAACGTCTCGTGCCAGATGCCGACGTCGTCGGTGCTCCCGAACTCCTGGTTGTACCGCTGCCACGCCGGGAGATGTTCGCCGTCCGGATCGCGGGCGTACTCGCGCAGGTCCTCGAACGACCGCCAGTACTGCGTCATCGTCACGTGACGAACGCCGAAGTCCGTCTGATACCCGAGCAAGCCGCTTTCGGGGTCGGCTTCCAACTCGGACAGCATGCGGGGCATCGCGAGGAACACCGGAAGCCACCTGTGGACCTTCCAGAGCGCGTTGGCCCGCATCCCGATCCGAAAGACCACGAAATCGCCGTCGACATCGGCAGTGACCCGTTCGGGAATCACCTCTGACATCATACGTCACTGCCAATCCGTGTCTCCAGCGCAATACCTCTTTGCACGCGTGCAACTTTGACGGACGTCCCGCCGACGGACGGCCAACCCTGGCGCTCCGGAAACACGGAATCAGGAGTATTTTTAAGACCGCTGTCGTACCTCAGCGTATATGTTCAACGCCATCGTGAGCGCCGCGACGCTCCGGGACGCGCTCGACGCCGTGAGCGTTCTCGTCGAGGAGTGCAAGATCCGCTTGAACGACGACGGGCTCGCTATCCGCGCGGTCGATCCGGCTAACGTCGGGATGGTCGATCTCCACCTGGAGGCCGCCGCGTTCGAGTCGTACGAGGCCGACGGCGGCGTCATCGGCGTCAACCTCAAACGGCTCGAAGAGATCGCGAAGATGGCGAACGCCGACGACCTCGTTCATCTCGAACTCAACGAGGAGACGCGGAAGCTCCACATCCAGATCGACACCGCCGACTCGCAGCTCTCGTACACCCTGGCGCTCATCGATCCCGACTCCATCCGGAAGGAGCCGGACATCCCCGACCTCGACCTGCCCGCCGGCATCGTCCTCGAAGGCGCACAGCTCGACCGCGGGATCAAGGCCGCGGACATGGTGTCGGACCACATCTCCCTCCGGGTCGACGAGGACGACGAGACGTTCCACATCGAGGCCGAAGGCGACACCGACGACGTCGACCTCACGCTCACGAAGGCCGACCTCATCTCCCTCTCCCCGGGCCCCGCCAGTTCGCTGTTCTCGCTGGACTACCTCAAGGACATGAACAAGGCCATCCCGAAGGACGCCGAGGTGACGGTCGAACTCGGTGAGGAGTTCCCGGTCAAACTCCACTACGGGATCGCCGAGGGGCAGGGCCAGATCACCTACATGCTCGCCCCGCGCATCCAGAGCGACTGAACCGAACCGGGCCGAACTGGTCTTCTCCCGAGCGTCGCCGTCGCCAGCGCCCCCGTCGGGCGGACGCCTCCGATCCGAACCGTACTTTCATGCCCGGGGGGTGAGTACCCCCCGGAGAATGTCAGACTCGGTGTCGACGGAGACGGACGAGCGACTCGCCGCGGCCGTCGGTCAGTACGCGCTCGGCGAGCTGACGATGGGGCAGGCGGCCGAGCGCGCGGGGCTGTCGCGGTTCGAGCTGCGGTCGACGCTCCGCGCGTCGAGTGTCGAACTCCGTGTGGGAAGCGACGACCACGAAACCGCGGTCGGCGAACTCGACGTCGTTCGGGCAGTCGGATGAGCCCCGAGCCCGAGCCGACGAACGGGTCGGCGGCGACGTACGACCGACTCTACCTCGATACGACCGTGCTCGCCAGCCTCGCGAGCGTCGACCTCGTCGGGATCGTCCCGGCGACGATCGCCAACCCGCGGACCTCGTACGCGGTCAGGGGTGAACTCGACGCGGGCGTCGCCGCCGGCGACGACTCGCTCACGCGGGCGCTCGCGCGGTTGCGGGATCCGCTTGACGTCGGGGGCGAGCCCGGGATCGCCGTCGCGGGGTCGCTCGTCCGCCAGCGAAAGCCCGAACTGCTCGACCGGCTCGCGACGAGCGACGCCTCGGTCCTGTATCAGGCGTGGGCCGCCGACACGCCGCTTGCGACCGACGACCGCGACGTCCGCGCGGTCGCCGCCAGCTACGGCGTCCCCGTCACCGGATCGCTCGGGATCGTGGCACACGCGGTCGAACGAGGAGAGCTGTCGGCGGAGGCGGCCGACGACGCACTGGCGACGTGGCGCACCGATGGGCAGACCGTCCCCGTCGACAGCGTCGCCGACCTCCTCCCGGCCGACGGCTGAGCGCGCACGGCCTCAGAATCGGAACCGAACGGTCGTCCCACTGTCTCTTTCCGTCTCGAAGCTGACATCCGCACCGAGCCACCGGCTCCCCCACTGAACGATCCACAGGCCGAGCCCGCTGCCGTGGCTCAGCGGCGTCTCCTCCCCGTCGTCGACGACGGCGAGTTCGTGGTCCGGGATCCCGGGGCCGTCGTCGCGCACCTCGACGACGACCCCCTCACTCGCCACGTCGCCGCCGTCGGCGGTCGCGGCACGCGCCGACACGCGGACCCACGGCGAGGGATCGTCGTTGTGCTCGACGGCGTTCTCGACGACCGTCCCGAGCACCGTTTTGAGCACCCGCACGTTCGTTTCGAGCGTCAGGTGCGGGGGGATGTCGATCTCGACTTCGACCTCGCTGTCGACGTCAGGGGACACGACGTCTGCGACTATCTCGTCGACGACGTCGCCGAGCGAGACCGTCGTCGCCGCGTCGGACGCCGACTGCATCATTGATTCGAGCGCGCGCGCCTTCTCGCCGAGGTCGGCGAGCGCCTCGGAGCGCGATTCGATCTTCCGTGCCAGCCGGGCCTCCTCGTCCGGCAACGACTCCGCGAGCACGTCGGCATAACCCATGACGACCGTCATCTCGTTGCGGAGGTTGTGCCGGAGGACGCGGTTGAGCACTTCGAGGCGCTGCCGGCGGGCCTCGCGGTCGGTCACGTCGTGGAACGCGACGGTCCGCCCGACGGCGCGGCCGCGCGGGTCGTCGGCGCCGGACGAGACGACCTCCAGCATCCGCCGACGGTCGTCGGTGGTGACGATGGCGACGCCGACGCCGAGGTCCTTGATGGCCGTCCGTCGCCCCCCGGTAGCTCGTCGCCGGGACGAGGTCGAACAGGTCGAATCGGAACAGGGCGTAGCCGAACGTCAGCCCCGTCACTGCGAGCGCCATCGGGGTGAAGTCGACGGGGGCTAGCGGGCCGAGGGCGAACGTTCGCTTGACGTGGGCGACGGTCGGCACCGTCGAACCCACGACGAGCGCGACCGTCTGATCGCGGTACAGCGACCCCTGGGAGACGAGCGTCCCGATCAACAGTGCCATCCCGGCACCGACGAGCACGTAGCCGTAGGCGGCGTGTACGAAGTGCTAGGGTCCGGGGTCGTACATCACGGTGGCCGCACCGAGCGTCGGAACGACCCGGTAGGTTGTCCACATGAGCGGCCGAAGCGTCGGTAGCGCGACCACGAGAAGCGTGGCGGTCGGGAACAGCATGATGACGGCGACGTTTCGGCGGGAGAGATACCCCGACCGGCCGGTGTAGCCGAGCGCGAACGCCAGCCACGCCGGGGCGATGAGCGCCTTCCCGACTTCGATCGGCACCTCGAACGCGAGCCGCCACCCCGGATCGAATACCCCGACCGCGACCGCGTACGAGAGCGACCAAACGGTCGCCCCGATCATCAACACCGCGAACGCTACCGCTCCGGGTTCATCTCGCCCGTACCAGGCCTACGTAGCGAGCGCGAGCGACGTGCCGCGGCCAGCAGGGAGCCGAAGACCAGCGGCGACGCGCCCGGAAACATACGCCGGCGGTCGTCCTCCATACGCAAAAATACACGTTGAAGTGACAGTCCGTTTCAAATTACTGTCTCCCGGCCCGGCCGCCGCAGGCGAGCGAGGCGCGCGGTCGTCTCAGACGGACACCGCGGGTGTCGTGTCGGCGGCCGCTCGCGCGAGGATGAGGACGATGGGGACGAGGATGACCGCGCCGATCACGAACGGCCACCAGAACCCGACGACGTAGAGCGCGGCCATCGCGGGCGGGCCGACCGTACGGCCCAGGCTCCCGGCACCCTGTGTGACGCCGAACGCGTTGCCCTGCCGGTCGGCGCTCGCCGCCGTTGAGACCAGCGTCGAGAGCGAGACGTTCAGCAGACTGTTGCCGAACGAGAGGAGCGCGCCGTCGACGAGGAGGACGAGCAGTTCCCGCGTGAACCACGTGGGTCCCCCGAGCGGCGGGAGCAGTCGCCCCACGTCGGGCGAGAACGGCAACAGTGCCAGTGCGACGAGGAGCGCGAGCGCACCGACGACGGCGAGTCGGGACTCGGCGTAGCGCGTCGAGAGCCGACCGACGAGGACGCCCTGATTGATCGCCCCGAGGAACCCGATGTACGTGAGGAAGAAGGCCGTCTGGGTCGCATCGTAGCCGTAGACGTCGGCCGCGAAGGGGATGAACATCACCTGCACGCCGGAGAACGCGAGCGAGAGCAAAAAGAAGGCCACGACGAAGCCGCGGAGCCGGAGATCGGCGAGCGCCTCGACGAACCCGCCGACGAGCGTCACGCGCTGTGCGGTCCCGCGGGTGCGCGCCGGCTCGGGGAGAAAGAACGCCGCCGAGAGGAGGGCGAGAAGGCTGAGCACCGCGGCACCGAACGACGGCAACGAGAACCGGGTGGCCGGGATCGCCGCGGGAACCAGGCCGCGCACACCGGAAACGACGGCGTCGCTCGCGAGGAGCCCCCCGATCGCGGGGCCGAAGATGAAGCCGAGGCTGAAGGCGGCACCGATGAGCCCCAGCGAGGCGGCACGTCTGTCGACCGGCGTCACGTCCGCGACGTACGCTTGTGCCGTCGCGATGTTGCCGCCCATCGCTCCGGCGAGCATCCGCGAGGCGAACAGCGTCGCGACGCCCGCGACGAGTCCGAAGCCGGCGAGCACCTCGCCGGCGAGCCCGAAGACGGTCCAGGCGACGACGCTCCCCGCGAGCGACAGCATCAGGACGGGACGGCGTCCCCGAGAGTCGGAGAGTCGGCCGAGAAGCGGGGCGAAGACGAACTGCATGAGCGAGTACGACGCCGCGAGCAACCCGATGAACACGTCGCTGACGCCGAAGCTCCGGACGTAAAACGGGAGGATCGGAATGACGACGCCGAACCCCACGAGGTCTAAGAAGACGACGAAGACGACGGTGGCGAGCGCGCGGCGCGGCGTCGTGAGCCTCGCCGTCGCCGACTCGGGGGATGCCATATCGGTTCGGAGCAGCGGTGGCCGCTTCGGCCTGTCGGTCCGTGATCAGTAGTCAGCCCCGGTGGCGGTCGATGACGCGTTTCGCCGACTGCGCCTTCTCCTTCCAGCCGTAGCCGGCCTCATAAACGTGGCGTTTCTCCTCGACGAGGGCCGCGGGCGAGGCCTCCTCGAAGCCGCCGCGGTCCCACGTTCCGCTCTCGCGGAGCCAGGTCACGACGCTCTCTTTCGTCTCCGGCCACGAGAGCCCGACCATCTCGTACCAGGCGATCATCGCGAACACCGCGTTGTCGTGACAGCCCGGGACCGACCCGTACTGGTAGATCGTCCGCAAGGGTTCGACCGTCGGCTCGGAGACCTCTTCGCGGTACTCGGTGGCCGTCCGGAGGCGGAGCACGCCGTTGCGTTGCGTCACGCGCTCTTCGTGTTTGAGCTGTCGGAGGCCGGCCTCGTGAAGCGCCGACCAGTCGATCGCTGCACGGAGGTCGTCCTCTCTGACCGGCGACGCCGACAGCCGCGAGAGGACGTCGATGTAGGCGCGTTCCACCTCGGCCCACGACCTCCCCTCGAACCGGCAGTCGGTCCCGTGGAGGCTGTTCGTGCTTCGACAGCCCGGACACGGGTAGCTGAAACGCGGCACGGACGCCGGTTGGCGTCGCGCCGTAATATGTCCCGTGGTCGGCGGTGTCGGCAGCCCGTGACAGCTGGTCGACGGTGTCGGCAGCCCGTGACAGCTGGTCGATAGTGTCGGTGGCACGTGAGGACCGTCCCGATGGCGAACAGGCGGTACCCGGCGGCTCGGTTCCGGCGGGCGGCGTACCGCACGACTGCGACCCACCCGCCGGCGACGTTCACAGCACGCCACGGGCTGGGCGCGGCACCGTACTTGAACGTTCGTGACGGCATCCCGGGAGGACGCCGGTGGGGTCCGTTTACCCCGCCGAGACGACGCAGGGACCGCCGGACCGCCGTGTTTATTCGGCACGCCACGCAACCCGTAGCCGATGGCAACGGAGGTCCGTCACGCCCGGTATCCGTTCTTCACCGCGGCCAGAGAGGCCGTCCGAGAGGCGGACCTGTCGCTCCCGGCGCTCGTCGCCCGCGACGCGCCGGCGGTCGACAGGGCGCGCGAACGGGTCGAGCGCGCGCTCACGAGCGGGACGACCGCACCCGAAGACCCCGAGCAGTGGGATCCCCACGACGACCTGCTCTCGTACCCGATCGCCCGCATCCTGGTGTCGCTTCTGGACGACGGCGCGGCCGTCGAGAAGTACGCGGCGGCGGAGGCGTCGACGGCGGCCGAGCGGTTCGAGACGGACTACGAGGCCGACGACGACGGCCTGCGGAGCGTCGAGCGCGTCCAGGTGTCACGGCGGGAGGTGTTCGACGAGTTCGAGGTCGACGCCGATCCCGAGCGCGGCGCGGGACGGCGCGGCAACGACTGGTACCGGCTCCCGGTCGTGACGTATCTCTCCCTCGCCGACCCCGACTGGGGCGACGAGTGGCGGCTCGTCAACCGCGAACTGATCGACGGCCGCGTCCGCGTCCGCCAGTCCGAACTCGACCGCCTCGTCGAGGAGGCGGTCCACAGGCGGGTCGCCGACGGCCTCCCGTTCGACGTCCGCGAGCGCAACCCCGCGCTGGCCGAGGCGCTCGAACCGGCGGTCGCGTCCGTCCGGCAGCTCCTCTCTGCGGGACACGCCCCCGCGTCGGGACCCGACGTCGTCGAGCCGTCGCTGTTCCCGCCGTGTGTGACTGCTCTCCTCGACCGTGCTCGAAACGGCGAAGAGCTCTCGCCGGAGTCGCGTTTCGCGCTCACGGCCTTCCTGGTTGCGCTCGACCTCGACGTCGAGACGATCGCGTCGATCGCGGGGCTCGACGTCGAGACGACGACGGCGCAGGTGGAGTACCTCCGCGACCGCGAGGGAACGCAGTACCCGTCGCCGTCGTGTGCGACGATGCAGGCGTACGGCGACTGCGTGAACCGCGACGAGCGCTGCGAACGCATCACACACCCGCTGTCGTACTACAGCGACGCGGTCGAATCGGTCGGGACCGAGTGATCGGTCGATCGGTCCGACCACTCGAACGGGTCTTCGTCACCTGAACGGTGCTGGAAAACGGAACCGCGAGGACGACGCGGTAGGACGATCGAGACGGTCGACGCCTACTGGGAGAGGAAGACGCCGATACCGGCCATCAGGAGGACGAACAGCACGATGCTTCCGACGAGCGCGAGACCGCCGGTGCTCCCGAGGCCGCCGTCGTCGAACGTCACGCCGATGCCGACGATGACGCCGATGAAGACGGCGACGGCGGCGATGGAGACCAGGATTTTCCGACGCATCTCCGCTTCGATGGCCATTGTCTGCTGTCGCTTCCCCCGACGGTCTGAAAAGTGCTTCGAAGCGGGTGCGAACGCCCGATATCGCCGTCCGGATCCGCCGCTTCGCCACCCCGAGACGAAGCTTTAGGTCCGTTCGGCACCTTCTAGCGAACGAAGACGCGGTCGACCGACCGCCCCTACCAATCATGACGCACCCTGCACACACACCCGCGTCACAGCACCAGCGACTTCCACCCGACGCGGCCACGGGACGCGCCCTCCGGGCCCGTACCGAGCCGATGACCGTTCGCCCGCTGCGCGACCGCCGGTACGTCGTCGAGACCGACGGCGGGACGTACGTCGTCGACGTCGAGCGGCGCACCTGTACCTGCCCGGACCACGCCATCCGCGGCGTTCGCTGCAAACACCTCCGTCGCGTCGCCATCGAGATCACCGAGGGCTGCGTCCCCGCACCGCACGAACGGCCGGCCGTCTGTGCCGTCTGTGGGCGCGAGACGTTTGTCCCGCTCGACGCGGCCGGCCCACAGCTGTGCGACCGGCACGCGTTCATCCCCGGTGACGTGGTCACCGACCGTGAAACCGGTTCCACGCTCGTCGTCGTCGCCACCACCGGCCGCCGCGCGGACGCGGTCGAGACCCGCGAGGGTCGACTCGTCGCCGATTACGAGACCAACCGACGGTACGGCCGACACGAACCGGTCGTCGACGCCGTCTACCTCGACGACCGTCCGCCGCGGCGTCGGTACCGCTTCCCCGCCTCGCGCCTGCGGCCGATTCCGGGTGCGCCCCGCCTGCCGATGGCCGACCTCCCGGGCGAGGACAGCGCCGGTACGGGCACGGACACCGCCCTCGCCCGATCCGAGTCGGTCGCCTGAGTCCGACCACGATCCGGGTGTGGCCCACCGCGCTCGCGGGCCCATCAGCGGTAGCCCGCGGCTTCGTCGCTCGCGCGACTGGCCATCCCGGTTTAATCCGCTTCGGAGCCTCTCTCTCTTCCCGATGAGCCCCACCGCCGCGCAATCGACCGCCCCGGTCGCCGACCCGCCGTGGCTCGACCGCACGCAGTTCCCGTTCGACTCGCGGTTCCTCGCGCTCCCCGAGGGACGCGTCCACTACGTCGACGAGGGTCCCACGGGGCCGACGCTCCTCTGTCTGCACGGCAACCCGACGTGGTCGTTCCTCTACCGCGAGGTGATCGCGTCGCTCTCGGAGCAGGTGCGGGTCGTCGCGCCCGACTTCATCGGCTTCGGGCTCTCGGAGAAACCGGCCGCATTCTCGTATCTGCCGCGCGATCACGCGCGCGTCCTCGACCGACTCGTCGACGAACTCGGACTCGACGACGTCGTTTTTCTCGTCCACGACTGGGGGGCCCGATCGGGATCGACTGGGCGACGCGCCACCCCGACCAGGTTCGGGTCGTCGTCGTGACGAACTCGTGGCTGTGGCCGAACGACTCGGCACGGATCCGCCGGTTCAGCCGACTCCTCGGGGGGGCGGCCGGCCGCGAAGCCGTCCTCCGGTTCAACGCGTTCGCCCGCGCGGTCGTCCCGCTCGCATTCGCCGACCGCTCGCGGCTCTCTCGCCCGGTCCACCGGCACTACGTCGCGCCGCTCTCGACGCCCGACGAACGCAAGGCGTCGTGGGTGTTCCCCCGCGAACTCGTCGGGTCGAGCGCGTGGCTCGGCGACCTGTGGGAACGACGGGATGCGCTCGCCGACACGCCGATGCTCCTGGTCTGGGGTCCCGACGACCCCGCGTTCGGTGACGAACTGGACCGGTGGCGGCGGACGTTCCCCCGCGCCCGAACGGTCACGTTCGCCGACTGCGGGCACTACGTGGCCGAGGAGCGTGGCCGCGCACTCGCCGCCGCGGTCGAGGGCTTCCTCGCGACGCTCTGATCCTCGCTCAGAGGTCGTCGAGCGTCGTCTTCTGTGAGCGACCGACGAACTCGTCGAAGTCCTCGCCGTCGGCGAGGGCCGTCTCTTTCTTCACCCGGTAGTTGCCGCCGTCGGTCGTGTAGAGGTCGCCCGGGTGGAAGAAGTACCAGTCCTCGCGGTCGAACCGGACGGCGATCCGCGCCTTGGCACCGAAGTTCTGTGCGAAGTAGACCAGCGCCTCGACCTCCTCGCCGGTGAGGTAGATGGGGTCGCCGGCGCTCGCTTTCGCCTCGATGGCGTAGAAGACCTCGCCGTTGCCGGCAAGCACGTCGGGGAGTTCGCGGGTCGTCGCGCTGCCGGAAGCGGGGGCGCGCATCACGGCGAAGCCGGCCTCGTCGAGCGCGTTGACGAGTTCGCGCTCCCTGCGGTCGCCTTTCCGGTTCGAGGACATCGTCCGAGTTCGTCGTCGGGCAGACTTAAATGAGGCGACCCGTGGCGGTCTCGGTCCGTTCTCGCCGTCTTCGAGGCCACTCCTGACGCGATCCCCGCAGCCACCGGTTCACGGTGAAACGCCTCGTCGCTCCCCAGCCGTCTCGTTCGCTCGGTCGCCCCTCGCGCGCCGCCCGCCTTCGGATCGGTTCGGTTCGGATCGAATCGCGGTGCGGTGGCGCGTGGCGTCGCGGATGCCGGTTCGCGACCGCGCGCGAGGGATGACTGAGCGAGCGACCAACGGGAGCGAGTGAAGGAATTGGCTGGGGAGGACGTGGCCACATCGCTCGAGTGACCGCGCGGTCCTCGCGCTCTCCGGCAACGGTTCCGTACGGTTCCGTTCCGTTCGTTCCACTTCGTCGGAGACCGAACGACGTATCTAACCGGTTTACGTCCCGTGGTCCCAGGAGCCCATGTACTCTTCCTGTGCGTCCGAGAGCGAGTCGAACTCCACGCCCTCCGCGGCGAGTTTGATCTCCGCGACCTCCCGATCGAGGTCGTCGGGCACGTCGTGGACGCCGGCGTCGTACTCCTCTCCCCGCTCGGCGAGTTCCCGGACGCAGACGGCCTGGACGCCGAACGACTGGTCCATCACCTCGACCGGGTGGCCCAGCGCAATGGGGGCGGCGAGGTTCACGAGCCGCCCCTCCGCGAGGACGTTCAGCCGTCTCCCGTCCTGGAGTTCGTAGGCCTCGACGCCGTCGCGCGCCTCGTACTGGTCGACCGCCATCTCCGAGAGCTGGTCGAGGTTGACCTCCACGTCGAAGTGGCCGGCGTTGGCGAGGAGGACGCCGTCGTTCATCCGCTCGAAATGCTCGCGGGTGATCACGTCGCGGTTGCCCGTCGTCGTGATGAACACGTCGCCGACCTCGGCGGCCTCCGTCATCGGCATTACGTCGTACCCTTCCATGTGCGCCTCGAGCGCCCGCCGGGGTTCGACTTCGGTGACGACGACGTTCGCGTTCTGTCCCGCGGCCTTCTTCGCGACGCCCTTCCCGCAGTAGCCGTAGCCGGCGACGACGACCGTCTTCGACGCCCACGAGAGGTTCGTCGTCATGGCGATGGTCGCCAGCGACGACTCGCCCGTGCCGTGGACGTTGTCGAACAGCGTCTTCATCGGCGTGTCGTTGACGGCGAACACCGGGTAGTTCAGTTCGCCGTCGGCGTCCATCGCCCGCAGGCGGTGGACGCCCGTCGTGGTCTCCTCGCAGCCGCCGACGATGGTGTCGATCAGGTCGGGGTACGACTCGTGGATCGCCGCGACCATGTCCATTCCGTCGTCGACCGTGATGGTGGGCTCGTGTTCGATCACGGCCTCGATGTCGGCGTAGTACGCCTCGTCGTCGACGCCGCGTTCGGCGTACGACGTGATTCGGGGGTGAGCGTCGAGCGCCGCGCTCACGTCGTCGTGCGTCGAGAGCGGGTTACAGCCCGTGATGGCGACCTCGGCTCCCCCTTCGGCGAGGAGTTCGACGAGGTTCGCGGTCTTCGCTTCGACGTGCATCGCCATCCCCACGACGTGACCCTCGAGGGGGGTTTCCGTCGAGAACTCCTCCGAGAGCGCCTGGAGGATCGGCATGTGCTGCATCGCCCAGTCCATCTTGCGGCGGCCCTCCTCGCGCGCCGTCTCGGGGTCCGCGAGACGGTCGGTGATCGACGTCTGACTCATACCGAGCGATTGTGAGAGGGGTGGCAAAACCCTACCGAAGCGTCCAGCTATCAGCTGTGATCATCGAGGCGGCGGATTAATTTTTTTTCACGTGGCAGCGTTCCCAATGGCGCGCGCACAGTCGACGATCGCGAACGTGCTCCTGGTCGGGGTGGTGCTCGTCGTGGCCGGGGGCGTCGCGTTCACGGGGAGCGGCGTGCTCGAGGACACACGGCGGGAGCCCGTCTCGGCGGCGCTCGCGACCGATATCGACGGCGAGAACGTCACCGTGACGCACGAGTCCGGGGACGCGTTGGCCGCCGCCGAAGTCGACCTCGTCCTGCAGGGCGCGGACGGCGGGACGCGCGTTCCGCTGGAGGCGTTCACCCGGCGCGGCGACGGCGACGGCACGCTCGATGCCGGCGAGACGTACGCCGTCGGCCACGGGCTGAGCGACGAGACCGCCGTTGTCCGTGTCGTCCACCGACCGAGTGAGACCGTCCTCGCCCGCGACGAGTACGACGTCCCGCTCGTCGGCAACGTCCCCGACCCGTCCGCCTCGCCCACCAGCTACGCCACCGGCGGGCAGGACGGCAGCGGCTCCCTGACGACCACCGGCGGGATCTACCGTCTCGACGGGAACGCGTGGAAGGAACTCGACTTCGACTACA
This Salinigranum marinum DNA region includes the following protein-coding sequences:
- a CDS encoding helix-turn-helix domain-containing protein; translation: MIRARFRMEIDDDVWVTAVSTSFPEATLRLLTGVPRGDRALELGEIRADDPERVAAAVRRHPDVSNHETVYVDDRRLIAHYEAAEQGLYEFLWESTLPPEFPVVVRNGTMEFGLTATREQFDAFGTALDDSGRQYELLTLVHTDDTDDTDRLLTERQREGVAAAQRHGYFEVPRECTLAELADELAVDTSTASETIRRATARIVGQYLLNRG
- a CDS encoding DUF4188 domain-containing protein, translating into MMSEVIPERVTADVDGDFVVFRIGMRANALWKVHRWLPVFLAMPRMLSELEADPESGLLGYQTDFGVRHVTMTQYWRSFEDLREYARDPDGEHLPAWQRYNQEFGSTDDVGIWHETFLVREDEYEAVYNNMPPYGLGDVAELIPASGREETAAGRLGRSSGEDAAVTESGTVVTDE
- a CDS encoding DNA polymerase sliding clamp gives rise to the protein MFNAIVSAATLRDALDAVSVLVEECKIRLNDDGLAIRAVDPANVGMVDLHLEAAAFESYEADGGVIGVNLKRLEEIAKMANADDLVHLELNEETRKLHIQIDTADSQLSYTLALIDPDSIRKEPDIPDLDLPAGIVLEGAQLDRGIKAADMVSDHISLRVDEDDETFHIEAEGDTDDVDLTLTKADLISLSPGPASSLFSLDYLKDMNKAIPKDAEVTVELGEEFPVKLHYGIAEGQGQITYMLAPRIQSD
- a CDS encoding UPF0175 family protein, with the protein product MSDSVSTETDERLAAAVGQYALGELTMGQAAERAGLSRFELRSTLRASSVELRVGSDDHETAVGELDVVRAVG
- a CDS encoding HAMP domain-containing sensor histidine kinase, which translates into the protein MLEVVSSGADDPRGRAVGRTVAFHDVTDREARRQRLEVLNRVLRHNLRNEMTVVMGYADVLAESLPDEEARLARKIESRSEALADLGEKARALESMMQSASDAATTVSLGDVVDEIVADVVSPDVDSEVEVEIDIPPHLTLETNVRVLKTVLGTVVENAVEHNDDPSPWVRVSARAATADGGDVASEGVVVEVRDDGPGIPDHELAVVDDGEETPLSHGSGLGLWIVQWGSRWLGADVSFETERDSGTTVRFRF
- a CDS encoding MFS transporter codes for the protein MASPESATARLTTPRRALATVVFVVFLDLVGFGVVIPILPFYVRSFGVSDVFIGLLAASYSLMQFVFAPLLGRLSDSRGRRPVLMLSLAGSVVAWTVFGLAGEVLAGFGLVAGVATLFASRMLAGAMGGNIATAQAYVADVTPVDRRAASLGLIGAAFSLGFIFGPAIGGLLASDAVVSGVRGLVPAAIPATRFSLPSFGAAVLSLLALLSAAFFLPEPARTRGTAQRVTLVGGFVEALADLRLRGFVVAFFLLSLAFSGVQVMFIPFAADVYGYDATQTAFFLTYIGFLGAINQGVLVGRLSTRYAESRLAVVGALALLVALALLPFSPDVGRLLPPLGGPTWFTRELLVLLVDGALLSFGNSLLNVSLSTLVSTAASADRQGNAFGVTQGAGSLGRTVGPPAMAALYVVGFWWPFVIGAVILVPIVLILARAAADTTPAVSV
- a CDS encoding DUF7474 family protein, giving the protein MPRFSYPCPGCRSTNSLHGTDCRFEGRSWAEVERAYIDVLSRLSASPVREDDLRAAIDWSALHEAGLRQLKHEERVTQRNGVLRLRTATEYREEVSEPTVEPLRTIYQYGSVPGCHDNAVFAMIAWYEMVGLSWPETKESVVTWLRESGTWDRGGFEEASPAALVEEKRHVYEAGYGWKEKAQSAKRVIDRHRG
- a CDS encoding DNA primase large subunit PriL; its protein translation is MATEVRHARYPFFTAAREAVREADLSLPALVARDAPAVDRARERVERALTSGTTAPEDPEQWDPHDDLLSYPIARILVSLLDDGAAVEKYAAAEASTAAERFETDYEADDDGLRSVERVQVSRREVFDEFEVDADPERGAGRRGNDWYRLPVVTYLSLADPDWGDEWRLVNRELIDGRVRVRQSELDRLVEEAVHRRVADGLPFDVRERNPALAEALEPAVASVRQLLSAGHAPASGPDVVEPSLFPPCVTALLDRARNGEELSPESRFALTAFLVALDLDVETIASIAGLDVETTTAQVEYLRDREGTQYPSPSCATMQAYGDCVNRDERCERITHPLSYYSDAVESVGTE
- a CDS encoding DUF7472 family protein, whose amino-acid sequence is MAIEAEMRRKILVSIAAVAVFIGVIVGIGVTFDDGGLGSTGGLALVGSIVLFVLLMAGIGVFLSQ
- a CDS encoding SWIM zinc finger family protein; its protein translation is MTHPAHTPASQHQRLPPDAATGRALRARTEPMTVRPLRDRRYVVETDGGTYVVDVERRTCTCPDHAIRGVRCKHLRRVAIEITEGCVPAPHERPAVCAVCGRETFVPLDAAGPQLCDRHAFIPGDVVTDRETGSTLVVVATTGRRADAVETREGRLVADYETNRRYGRHEPVVDAVYLDDRPPRRRYRFPASRLRPIPGAPRLPMADLPGEDSAGTGTDTALARSESVA